Within Serratia odorifera, the genomic segment TTGTCAAACGCCGCCACCATGGTGCCCTTGTTGAATTCACCCAGCGAACCGCCGTTGCGTTTTGACGGGCAGGTGGAATATTTGCGTGCCAGCGTATCGAAGCTGACGCCACGTTTGAGTTTGGCCAGCAGCTCGTTGGCCAGCTTTTCATTATCTACCAGTATGTGCAGCGCGCTCGCGGTCTTTGCCATGGAATGAGTGCCTTCGTGTTGTTTTGCAAGAATAGCGGCGATTATACCGCTTAACGCTTTCTGCTACACTTCCCTCCCACGTTTAGACAGTTGAGCCATAAAGCGCCATGCGATTGAACCCCAGCCAACAACAAGCCGTCGAATTTGTCACCGGACCGTGCCTGGTTTTGGCCGGCGCCGGGTCGGGTAAAACGCGCGTCATCACCAACAAGATCGCCCACCTGATCCACCATTGCGGCTATCAGGCGCGTCATATCGCGGCGGTGACCTTCACCAACAAGGCCGCGCGCGAAATGAAAGAACGCGTGGCACAAACGCTGGGTCGCAAGGAAGCGCGTGGACTGATGATATCGACCTTCCACACGCTGGGGCTGGACATCATCAAGCGCGAATACAAGGCGCTGGGAATGAAATCCAACTTTTCGCTGTTTGACGATCGCGATCAGCTGGCGTTGCTGAAGGAACTGACCAAGCAATGGCTGGAAGAAGACAAGACGCTGCTGGCGCAATTGATCACTACCATTTCCAACTGGAAAAACGACCTGATCGATCCGGCGCGGGCGATGGACCTGGCGCGTTCGCAGCGCGACAAGCATTTTGCCCACTGCTATGGCCTGTACCACGCCCACATGCGGGCGTGCAACGTGCTGGATTTTGATGATCTGATCCTGCTGCCCACGCTGTTGCTGCAACGTAATGAAGAGGTGCGCGAACGTTGGCAACAGCGTATCCGCTACCTGCTGGTGGATGAGTATCAAGACACCAACACCAGCCAGTACGAGCTGGTGAAGCTGCTGGTGGGCACCCGCGCACGCTTTACCGTGGTCGGCGATGATGACCAGTCGATCTACTCCTGGCGCGGCGCGCGGCCGCAAAACCTGGTGCTGCTGAAAGAAGATTTTCCGGCGTTGCAGGTGATCAAGCTGGAACAGAACTACCGCTCCAGCGAACGCATCCTGAAAGCGGCAAATATCCTGATCGCCAATAACCCGCACGTGTTCGAAAAGAAACTGTTTTCCGAGCTTGGTTACGGCGAGGAGCTGAAAGTGGTCACCGCCAATAACGAAGACCACGAAGCTGAACGGGTGGTCGGCGAGCTGATCGCCCACCACTTTGTCAAAAAAACCCATTACCGCGATTATGCGATTCTGTACCGCGGCAACCACCAGTCGCGGGTGTTTGAGAAAATGCTGATGCAGAACCGCATTCCGTACAAGATCTCTGGCGGTACCTCGTTTTTCTCGCGGCCGGAAATCAAGGATTTGCTGGCCTATCTGCGGGTGCTGACCAACCCGGATGACGACAGCGCCTTCTTGCGCATCGTGAATACTCCCAAACGTGAAATCGGGCCGACGACGCGGCAAAAGCTGGGTGAATGGGCCAACCTGCGCAGCAAGAGCCTGTTTGACGCCAGTTTCGATCTGGGTCTTGGCCAGCATCTGACCGGCCGTGGGCTGGAGTCTTTGCAGCGCTTCACCGGCTGGCTGAGAGGCATTGCCGAACTGGCGGAGCGTGAGCCGGTGGCGGCGGTGCGCGATCTGATCCGCGGTATAGATTACGAAAGCTGGCTGTTTGAAACTGCGACTAGCCCCAAGGCGGCAGAAATGCAGATGAAAAACGTCAATACGCTGTTCGGCTGGATGAGCGAAATGCTCGAAGGTAGCGAGCTGGACGAGCCGATGACGCTGTCCCAGGTGGTGACCCGCTTCACCCTGCGCGACATTATGGAACGTGGGGAAAGCGATGAAGAGCTGGATCAGGTTCAACTGATGACGCTGCACGCCTCGAAGGGGCTGGAGTTCCCGTATGTGTTCCTGGTGGGGATGGAAGAGGGGTTATTGCCGCATCAGAGCAGCATCGACGAAGATAATGTTGATGAAGAGCGGCGTCTGGCCTACGTGGGGATAACCCGCGCCCAGAAAGAGCTGATTTTCACCCTGTGCCGTGAACGACGCCAGTACGGTGAACTGGTGCGCCCGGAGCCGAGCCGATTTCTGCTGGAGCTGCCGCAGGACGATTTGGCATGGGAAACCGAGCGTAAGGTGATAAGTCCGCAGGAGCGCATGCAGAAAGGGCAAAGTAACGTGGCCAATATTCGCGCGATGCTGGCAAAAGCCAAAGGCGGCGACTAAGCAAGAGAGCGGATTCGGCAGGCCGAACCCGCTGATATCAAGACTGTTCTTCGAGCATCAGCGGCCAGTGGACGTAGCTCTGCCAGTGGCTTTCCTGATCCAGCGCTTCGGCGCGCAGCGGATGCTGTTCCAGCCAGCCGCGCGGCAGAATGACATGCAGCGCTTCGTCGTTGGCGTTGGCGCGCAACCTGACGGCCGGCAGCGTATCGTCACGACGGCGGCTGGCGAAGATGATCGCCAGACGCAGAATGCGGCACAAATGCTGCGCCATACGCGGCGGAACGGCATTTTGCTGGCTCAGCAGGGTTAAATCGAGGGGGTTGCTCTGATTTTGCAGCAGGGTGGCTAACAGTTTTTTCTGCGCCGGAGTAAAGCCGGGCAGGTCCAGATGGCGAATCAGGTAGGCGGCATGTTGCGGCGCCTGCTTGAAATCGACGCTCAGACCGATTTCATGAATCAGACAGGCGGCCTGCAGCAATTCGCGACATCGCGCGTCCAGTTGCCATTCATTGGCCACCTGCTGCGAAAAATTGCCGGCCAGCTGGCTGACCCGCGCCGCCTGCTCGGTATCCAGCAGATAACGGCGCTGCAGATTGCGGATGGTGCGGCTGCGGATATCCTGCTCAACCGGCAGATGCAGCATGCCGTACACCAGGCCTTCGCGCAGTGCGCCACCGGCCAGCGTCATGCTTTCGATACCCAATTCCTGGAAAATTGCCAGCAGGATCGATAGCCCGCTCGGGAATACCAGCGCGCGCTCCAGCGTCAGTCCTTCGATTTCCAGCTCTTCCAGCTTGCCGCACTGAATCGCCCGTTGCTTCAGCTGGCGCAGCTTCGGCAGGGTGATGCGCTCATCCATACCCTGCGCCACCATGATTTCCTGCAACGCCTGCACGGTGCCGGATGCGCCAACGCAAATCTGCCAGCCATGCGCGCGCAGCAGCGGCGCCAGCGGGCGCACCATTTCACGCGCGGCCAGTTCGGCACGGTCGAAATTATCCCGACCGAGGTTGCGATCGCTGAAGAAGCGCTCCAGCCAGGTTACGCAGCCCATCGACAGGCTGTACAGCTGGGCGGCCTGGGCGCCGGTGCCGGTGACCAGTTCGGTACTGCCGCCGCCGATGTCGACCACCAGACGCTGGTCAGGGCCGCCGGTGGTATGCGCCACGCCGTGGTAGATCAGGCGGGCTTCTTCTTCGCCGCTGATCACCTGTACCGGACAGCCGAGGATCTGCTCGGCGGTGTGCAGGAATTGATCGGCGTTGGACGCCAAACGCAGTGTGGCGGTGGCCACCACGCGGATCTGATCGCGCGGGATGTCCTGCAAACGTTCGGAAAACAGCTTCAAACACTGCCAACCGCGCTGCATTGCCTCATGAGACAGGTGATTATCATGATCCAGCCCCGCCGCCAGGCGAACTTTACGCTTGATGCGCGCCAGGGTCTGGATGCTGCCAGCCACCTCGCGTACCACCAACATATGGAAACTGTTGGAACCAAGATCGATAGCGGCATATAGCGTGCTGGAACTGAGCATGAATATCAGCCTGAACGTTTACGGTTGTTGCGCGGTGCGCCGCCGCGGCGCGGCGATGAATTGCGACGCGGGCCATTGCCGCCGCGCGGGCGCGACAGACGTTTCGGTGCCGGCAGATCGCTCAGCAGCGCGTCGCTGTTGTACTTGCTCACCGGGATGCTGTGACCGGTATAGGTCTCGATCGCCGGCAGGTTGAGCGCATACTCTTCGCAGGCCAGGCTGATGGAATGACCGCTTTCACCAGCACGACCGGTACGGCCGATGCGGTGAACGTAGTCTTCGCAGTCGTCAGGCAAATCGTAGTTGAAGACGTGGGTGACCAAAGGAATGTGCAAGCCGCGTGCGGCAACGTCGGTGGCGACCAGAATATCCAGATTGCCTTTGGTGAAGTCGTCCAGAATGCGCAGGCGTTTTTTCTGCGCCACGTCGCCGGTCAGCAGGCCCACGCGGTGACCGTCAGCGGCCAGGTGGCCCCAGATGTCTTCGCAGCGGTGCTTGGTATTGGCGAAGATAATGGCGCGATCCGGCCATTCTTCTTCGATCAACGTCTGCAACAGACGCATTTTTTCTTCGTTGGACGGGTAAAACAGCTCTTCTTTGATGCGGTGGCCGGTTTTTTGTTCCGGTTCAACTTCCACGTATTCGGCGTTGTTCATCTGCTCGAAGGCCAGTTCGCGTACGCGGTAGGACAAGGTGGCGGAGAACAGCATGTTCAGGCGCTGATCGACCGCAGGCATGCGGCGGAACAGCCAGCGAATATCTTTGATAAAGCCCAGATCGTACATCCGGTCGGCTTCATCCAGCACCACGACCTGGATTGCGCCCAGATCGATGTAGTTCTGCTTGGCGTAGTCGATCAGACGACCGGTGGTGCCGATCAGGATGTCAACGCCGCTCTCCAGCACTTTCAACTGCTTGTCGTAGCCGTCACCGCCGTAGGCCAGCCCCAGCTTGAGACCGGTGGTTTCGGACAGCGCCTGAGCATCGGAGTGGATCTGCACCGCCAGTTCACGCGTTGGTGCCATGATCAAGGCACGCGGCTGGTTGGTCTGACGATCCTGTTTTGCCGGATGAGAAAGGAGATAATGAAAAGTAGACGCCAAAAATGCCAGCGTCTTTCCGGTACCGGTTTGCGCCTGACCCGCAACGTCACGCCCAGCGAGCGTGAGTGGCAATGCTAACGCCTGAATGGGCGTGCAATTGTGAAACCCTTTTTTTTCAAGGGCTTCAAGAACTAACGGGTGCAGGGCGAAGTCGGAAAACTTCTGTTCGGTCAAGTGTGTTTTGCTCATAGTGTGGTAGAATATCAGCTAACTATTGCTTTACGAAAGCACATCCGTTGAAATAAACGCGGTGAAAGAGAATCACCTTGTGTTGGTTGATGCTACACCAACAAGGTAGACATAATCCTGTGGAGTAGAACATGAGCGATAAAATTATTCACCTGACAGACGACAGCTTCGCTACCGAGGTCTTGCAGGCCGACGGGCCAATCCTGGTCGATTTCTGGGCTGAATGGTGTGGTCCGTGCAAGATGATTGCTCCGATCCTGAATGAAATTGCCGATGAGTTCGACGGCAAGTTGACCATCAGCAAGCTGAACATCGACGAAAACCCGGCCACCGCACCGAAGTACGGTATCCGTGGTATTCCAACGCTGTTGCTGTTCAAGAACGGTGAAGTGGCGGCGACCAAGGTGGGCGCGCTGTCCAAGGGTCAGCTCAAAGATTTCCTGAACGCGAATCTGTAATCGGGCAGGATGCCCCCGGGGCACGGCGTGCTGGCGGAGAAGCCTATTCACCGCCAGAGCCCGTTAACCGGCGCTGTCATCGTACGGCGAGTGCGCTCCCCAGGCGTTCGGCATACCGGGGGAGTGTGCGTCGGTCAGCTGGATACGGCTTCGATGATCAAGGGTGTAGACGCCTGCCAAGAAGCGTGTTAAGTTTAACCATACTGCATATAGAACTTGCCCGAAGTTTTAAATCTA encodes:
- the trxA gene encoding thioredoxin TrxA; translation: MSDKIIHLTDDSFATEVLQADGPILVDFWAEWCGPCKMIAPILNEIADEFDGKLTISKLNIDENPATAPKYGIRGIPTLLLFKNGEVAATKVGALSKGQLKDFLNANL
- the rep gene encoding DNA helicase Rep, producing the protein MRLNPSQQQAVEFVTGPCLVLAGAGSGKTRVITNKIAHLIHHCGYQARHIAAVTFTNKAAREMKERVAQTLGRKEARGLMISTFHTLGLDIIKREYKALGMKSNFSLFDDRDQLALLKELTKQWLEEDKTLLAQLITTISNWKNDLIDPARAMDLARSQRDKHFAHCYGLYHAHMRACNVLDFDDLILLPTLLLQRNEEVRERWQQRIRYLLVDEYQDTNTSQYELVKLLVGTRARFTVVGDDDQSIYSWRGARPQNLVLLKEDFPALQVIKLEQNYRSSERILKAANILIANNPHVFEKKLFSELGYGEELKVVTANNEDHEAERVVGELIAHHFVKKTHYRDYAILYRGNHQSRVFEKMLMQNRIPYKISGGTSFFSRPEIKDLLAYLRVLTNPDDDSAFLRIVNTPKREIGPTTRQKLGEWANLRSKSLFDASFDLGLGQHLTGRGLESLQRFTGWLRGIAELAEREPVAAVRDLIRGIDYESWLFETATSPKAAEMQMKNVNTLFGWMSEMLEGSELDEPMTLSQVVTRFTLRDIMERGESDEELDQVQLMTLHASKGLEFPYVFLVGMEEGLLPHQSSIDEDNVDEERRLAYVGITRAQKELIFTLCRERRQYGELVRPEPSRFLLELPQDDLAWETERKVISPQERMQKGQSNVANIRAMLAKAKGGD
- the ppx gene encoding exopolyphosphatase — protein: MLSSSTLYAAIDLGSNSFHMLVVREVAGSIQTLARIKRKVRLAAGLDHDNHLSHEAMQRGWQCLKLFSERLQDIPRDQIRVVATATLRLASNADQFLHTAEQILGCPVQVISGEEEARLIYHGVAHTTGGPDQRLVVDIGGGSTELVTGTGAQAAQLYSLSMGCVTWLERFFSDRNLGRDNFDRAELAAREMVRPLAPLLRAHGWQICVGASGTVQALQEIMVAQGMDERITLPKLRQLKQRAIQCGKLEELEIEGLTLERALVFPSGLSILLAIFQELGIESMTLAGGALREGLVYGMLHLPVEQDIRSRTIRNLQRRYLLDTEQAARVSQLAGNFSQQVANEWQLDARCRELLQAACLIHEIGLSVDFKQAPQHAAYLIRHLDLPGFTPAQKKLLATLLQNQSNPLDLTLLSQQNAVPPRMAQHLCRILRLAIIFASRRRDDTLPAVRLRANANDEALHVILPRGWLEQHPLRAEALDQESHWQSYVHWPLMLEEQS
- the ppiC gene encoding peptidylprolyl isomerase PpiC, which translates into the protein MAKTASALHILVDNEKLANELLAKLKRGVSFDTLARKYSTCPSKRNGGSLGEFNKGTMVAAFDKAVFSIPLLKPYGPVKTQFGYHIIKVLYRN
- the rhlB gene encoding ATP-dependent RNA helicase RhlB, whose amino-acid sequence is MSKTHLTEQKFSDFALHPLVLEALEKKGFHNCTPIQALALPLTLAGRDVAGQAQTGTGKTLAFLASTFHYLLSHPAKQDRQTNQPRALIMAPTRELAVQIHSDAQALSETTGLKLGLAYGGDGYDKQLKVLESGVDILIGTTGRLIDYAKQNYIDLGAIQVVVLDEADRMYDLGFIKDIRWLFRRMPAVDQRLNMLFSATLSYRVRELAFEQMNNAEYVEVEPEQKTGHRIKEELFYPSNEEKMRLLQTLIEEEWPDRAIIFANTKHRCEDIWGHLAADGHRVGLLTGDVAQKKRLRILDDFTKGNLDILVATDVAARGLHIPLVTHVFNYDLPDDCEDYVHRIGRTGRAGESGHSISLACEEYALNLPAIETYTGHSIPVSKYNSDALLSDLPAPKRLSRPRGGNGPRRNSSPRRGGAPRNNRKRSG